The proteins below are encoded in one region of Oreochromis niloticus isolate F11D_XX linkage group LG6, O_niloticus_UMD_NMBU, whole genome shotgun sequence:
- the LOC109202487 gene encoding toll-like receptor 2, whose translation MMFLVFVLLVSQCSSLTSQQCHHCEQTSCDCSSQNFREVPAAASKLITELDLSFNALETIMKDDFLSYAALRALFVNNNRIKTIHEDAFHPLIDLEKLDLSSNQLETLSSGWFQNLISLHYLNLLGNKYSTLGQGNLFLPLRSLKTLHFGGSFLQSVSKRDFSGLFGLEELVFEGNHLQVYENESLRQIGPISHVTLSLNGVFHRDLAVVQAILLDVVHPNTTVTFTDTQFNKSLQMFPLRVVIERGATGLSFKNVNMSVSACVQLMNIFSGSDLTFFAIEDSQIFKNEEEVFLVDINLKGLDVIVFKNIDINVFYRVPELHFMQNILAVVRKASVINSKLFAIPCQSTIHFSDLEFLDISDNIIADFTLMEMMCYGIGVLLNLRTLNISRNILSSINSELFTKLVKLENLDMSGNSFDSMPLTCSWPASLKFLNLSSTSLPEVTSCLPQSLQILDLSRNKLTVFNIELPLLKELYISGNKLGNLPDGHLYLSLAVLSIQDNNLAKFNSKNLHDYQSLRVLEAAGNPYVCSCDFVGFVTNDLMNHKTVVRHDLKSYICDSPDAVRGERVSDVKLSVFECHTALAISLLCLGILVLCVLIAGLCYKFRIVG comes from the coding sequence ATGATGTTTCTCGTGTTTGTCCTGTTAGTATCTCAGTGCTCGTCGCTCACCAGTCAACAGTGTCACCACTGTGAACAAACATCCTGCGACTGCTCGAGCCAAAACTTTCGGGAAGTCCCTGCAGCCGCTTCAAAACTCATCACTGAGCTCGATCTCTCTTTTAACGCACTGGAGACGATAATGAAAGATGACTTTCTTTCATATGCCGCTTTGAGGGCTTTGTTCGTGAATAACAACAGGATCAAAACCATCCATGAAGACGCATTTCACCCGCTGATTGATTTGGAGAAACTGGACTTGTCCTCAAACCAGTTGGAGACTTTGTCTTCTGGTTGGTTTCAGAACCTGATTTCTCTCCACTACTTGAATCTTTTGGGAAACAAATATTCAACACTTGGTCAGGGAAACCTTTTCCTGCCACTGAGGAGCTTGAAGACCCTCCATTTTGGAGGATCTTTCCTTCAGTCTGTCAGTAAAAGGGATTTTTCTGGCCTTTTTGGTCTTGAAGAACTTGTTTTTGAAGGAAATCATCTGCAAGTGTATGAAAACGAAAGTCTGAGACAAATTGGACCCATTAGCCATGTAACACTTAGTCTCAATGGAGTATTTCACAGAGATTTAGCAGTAGTACAAGCTATATTGTTAGACGTTGTTCATCCAAACACAACAGTGACATTCACTGACACACAGTTCAACAAAAGTTTGCAAATGTTCCCACTTCGTGTGGTCATCGAGCGTGGTGCTACAGGtcttagttttaaaaatgtgaacatGTCTGTGTCAGCTTGTGTACAACTTATGAATATTTTTTCGGGCTCTGATCTGACTTTTTTTGCTATCGAAGATTCTCAAATCTTCAAAAATGAAGAGGAAGTCTTTCTTGTTGACATAAACCTGAAAGGCTTGGATGTCATCGTCTTCAAAAACATTGATATTAACGTGTTCTACCGTGTTCCTGAACTCCATTTCATGCAAAATATACTGGCTGTAGTAAGAAAGGCATCTGTGATAAACTCCAAGTTGTTTGCCATTCCTTGCCAATCCACTATTCATTTCTCAGATTTGGAGTTTTTGGACATCAGTGACAACATAATCGCAGATTTTACACTTATGGAAATGATGTGTTATGGCATCGGTGTCCTTCTAAATCTCCGCACACTCAACATCAGCAGAAATATTTTGTCTTCAATCAACAGCGAGCTTTTCACTAAACTAGTAAAGCTGGAAAACCTCGACATGAGTGGAAACTCATTTGACAGCATGCCTTTGACTTGTTCCTGGCCAGCAAGTCTCAAGTTCTTAAACCTTTCGTCAACTTCTCTTCCTGAGGTGACATCCTGCCTACCACAGAGCCTACAGATCCTCGATTTATCCAGAAATAAACTGACTGTCTTTAACATTGAATTGCCGCTTCTCAAAGAGCTGTACATCTCTGGCAACAAGCTTGGAAATCTTCCTGATGGGCATTTATACCTCAGCCTCGCAGTTCTCTCCATTCAAGACAACAACTTGGCCAAATTCAACAGTAAAAACCTGCATGATTACCAGAGCCTGAGGGTTCTGGAAGCTGCTGGCAACCCTTACGTCTGTTCATGTGACTTCGTAGGTTTCGTGACAAATGACTTGATGAAccataaaactgtagttagaCATGACTTAAAGTCTTACATCTGTGACTCTCCCGATGCAGTGAGGGGGGAGAGAGTATCAGACGTGAAGCTGTCAGTGTTCGAGTGCCACACAGCTTTAGCGATTTCTTTGCTCTGCTTAGGCATCCTGGTGCTGTGTGTGCTCATTGCAGGTCTGTGTTATAAGTTCAGAATTGTGGGGTAA